tagttttgttgtgttgctgaCCAAGTTTAttcactttataaatatttccttTTGCACCTTCGTCATAGGGcgaaaacattaattaaagcaTTTATCTACGAAGTTGAAACAGGTTTAATAACAATCACAAGTTCCTAGACTGTTTCTACCACATGCCACAGCACGcacttaaatatatacatatgtaggtgTATATGAGCCAATAATAATAGACAAAgtctatttataatatataaaatatatttgttgattAATATAAACCTTGTAGATTGAATAAACGATTTCCCCACTTCACGCACACTTGCAGACTATCACTTTAAAACTGACAACAATACTACGTAGTATATGCACATTTACACAACAATAcagttttctttaatttgagAAGAATCAGCAACACATTCGTCATTGACGCTATGTAGTTACTCACTGAAAAGAATTTTCGAACTTTCGCTGCTGctcaacaaaaattgttaatgaaTTTTATACATGTAGCATGTTGCCAACTACTATGagcaacatatgtatgtatgtatgtgtgtaatttCTCTCATCAGCTGACAAAGTCACAACACAAAATTATCGAAAATCGATAGCACGTTGTTATACGACAGTTTGACAATTCTTATGAAGcgccaaatttaatttgaatggaTAAACCAACTGCGTAGATTATTATTACTCATGATTGGTTATTAACGTCTAACGtgcttaatatttaataatttacaacAGAAAATacctaataataatttgtggCTCAAGTAAATCTTCGAATCCCTTCAAGAggtttatattaattattagttCATGAAATTTAGATAGCTAAGTGTACTTTCAACTTTATTATCGATAATATCAACTTGAAGATAAATCATGAAATATGAACTAACGAAGTTCGTTCCGGAGTTTTCATTCCGCAACGATCGCGCTGCAAAGAGCTGCCAACTCGTCGGAAACTACTTCCAAGAAAAATGCATCCATGAGATTAAGATACATACAACAAACTGAAGACAAGTGTGTAGGAATTTTTAATGTACACATAAATACTCTGCATTCTAAAGGTTgcgcatttaaattgtttgagcAGAATACCGTgtacaaaagtaaaacagatGCTCAACGATTGAAAAGATTGTTAATATTCCAAATAACAAGATGACTCCATCTGTGGTATTTTTGCCGTCACTTTGGCTAATTTCAATGATTTGTATGCTGCCATCAACGTACTCAACACAGTCTGGGATCTACGTAGACAATGGCAAAGATCAAACCGTAATGCAACGCGTGCTAAACGATGACGACAAGATGGATGTTTCATATGAGATCCTTGAATTTCTGGGCATTGCCGATCGTCCACTGCACCATAGAAATCACGGCTTGTCGCTGCGTAAATCGGCGCCCAAGTTTCTGCTGGATGTCTATCATCGCATCACGGCAGAGGAAGGACTCACTATTGACAATCATAATGATCATCGCCGCTCCAAGCGTGAGGCAGATGATAATGAGCAGAATTTCATCACCGATCTGGATAAGCGGGTAATCGATGAGAGCGATATCATTATGACATTCCTGAATAAACGCAATCACAACATGGAGGAGATGCGTCATGAGCACGGCAGTCGTCTTTGGTTCGAAGTGTCCAACATTCCCAGTGACAATTATCTCATGATGGCCGAACTTCGCCTTTATCAAAATTCCAATGAGGGCAAATGGATGACGACCAACAAACAATTCACAGTCACCGTTTACGCAATAAACTCAGCCTCAGGATCGGGGCAAAACTCGCTGGAACCACTGTCCTCGGTGAATACGACAGGCGACTATATTGGCTGGTTGGAGCTAAATGTCACGGAAGCTCTGCATGAATGGTTAATTAATGCCAGAGAAAATCACGGCATCTATATTGGGGCACATGCTTTAAATAAGCCTGAACGTGAGATAAAGCTGGACGACATTGGATTGACACATCGTCGTGCCAAAGCGGACGATGAGTACCAACCCTTTATGATTGGTTTCTTCCGTGGACCCGAACTTATTAAATCAACCGCACACAGCACGCAGAAGCGAACAAAGCGCAGCACTTTGCATCAGCGCAAGAAGAAAAAGTCGGAGATGAGCAATCCCTTCATGGAGAACACAATGGAAAATACGCGCAGCTGTCAAATGCAAACACTGTACATTGACTTCAAGGATTTGGGCTGGCACGATTGGATTATTGCTCCTGAGGGTTACGGTGCCTTCTATTGCAGCGGCGAATGCAATTTTCCATTGAATGCGCATATGAATGCCACCAACCATGCGATTGTCCAGACTCTGGTGCATCTGATGCAGCCGAAGAAGGTCCCAAAGCCATGCTGTGCTCCCACACGATTGGGAGCTCTTCCCGTCCTCTATCATCTGAACGATGAGAACGTCAACCTGAAGAAGTATAAGAATATGATTGTCAAGTCCTGCGGGTGCCATTGATTTATgctatttgtgtatttatctttaaatgtaataacatAGCtctgtaattaattaataactgtATACAACATGTCATTCTCTGTAATCTGCAatctcaaatatatttttgtagaaatAAACCAAAAGTATTGTACGAAACGCTGTTTtattcattataaatttaaacgAAATACTTCTTAATTGTTTAGTTGTACATAATGAAAGGCACTTTttcaaagttaaaaaattataaaaagaaatgataTACTCTCTTATTCGTTATGTAACCAATAACTGCGGAAGGAATAAAGATCTATCAATGTGTCTCATTATAAATTCAGAAGAAATGCTTCTtaattgtttagtttaataCATATAAGTAATGAAAGGCACTTTGTCAACTGCGGAAGGAAAAAAGATCTATTATTGTGTCTCTGCTAGTTGCGGAAGCCAAAATATCCATTATTGATACTCTTCTTCGTTGTGTATCCAATAATTACGGAAGGCAAAAATATCCATTAAGTGTCCAACGCGTTTGTCGATGAATGAAGTTATTAGACGATTACTGAAGTATGGTAAAcaagttaaaaaattataaaaataaatgatatactCAGTTATTCGTTATGTAACCAATAACTACTGAAGGAAAAAAGATATATTATTGTGTCtcattataaattcaaaagaaatgcTTCTTAATTGTTTAGTTGTACAAAATGAAAGGCACTTTttcaaagatacaaaattataaaaagaaataataataataaaaataataatactctcTTCTTCGTTATGTAACCAATAACTGCGGAAGGAAGAATGATCTATTATTGTGTATCCAATAAATCCGGAAGTCAAAAATATCTATTATTGATACTCTTATTCGTTGTGCATCCAATAATTACGGATAATTAAGTGTCCAACGCGTTTGTCGATGAGTGAAGTTATTAGACGACGACTGAAGTATGGTAAAcaagttaaaaaattataaaaataaatgatatactCAGTTATTCGTTATGTAACCAATAACTACTGAagggaaaaaaaaattgtgtctCTAATAATTACGGAAGACAAAAATATCCATAATTGATATACACTTATTCGTTGTGTATCCAATAATTGCGGAAGGCAAAAAGATCCATTATTAAGTGTCCAACGCGTTTGTCGATGAGTGAAGTTATTAGACGACCACTGAAGTTTGCTAGATTCACATTGAATGAAGCACTCCCATatctaaaacaaacaaaaatattaaaaagttgaatatgcaatgttattaaagatgtttagaaattatatttaataaaagtatgcaatgtaTCTACACCTGTATTGTAAAGAGAAGAgacattcaatatttaattacttgatttattttttacttacaGAATTTCACTCACTGGAATCACGTTCCGAAAGTATTCTCGAAAGTTGATTGCGCCCTTATGGAACTCCACTCGACTTATGCTAAGCATACGATTTGGATCTGTAGTGTATAAAATGACAAATATTTGCCGAGTCGGAGTCACAATAGGGCGCACAAACTTTCCAATCACATTCTCTATATATGCTGCATCGCTCTTTTGATAGAAATCATCTACGGTTTCTTTCgtatacaacaaaaagaattgTCTTTCAATGCTCTGATTTTCGTTCGATGTAAAATGCTGATCGAGAATGCCTTGTTGACCAGAAAAGTACGAGTTTATATTTAGCAAAAACCATTTCTGTACTTTAACGCACGGCTTCACGCCAATTGGTGGTGGTGGTTTAAAGCCAGCAGCGACATCCTCATGATAGAACATGGTAGCCAACGCATCGGCAAGAAAACGATGGTTTTCTGCCATTTTGGAGTCGATGCGCCATTTTTGTAAATCGCAGCAGTACCGCAGAAGATATTGATAGCTTCTGAAAAAATGTTGACGTGTTTTCATCACTAGATCTATGTTGGGCTTTGATGTCTGCATCCAAATCCATTCGTCTATGTAGAAATGTACGTTGGAATCATTTGACGATGAATCAGATGACTCAATCTCGACTGTTTGATCCATGTCCAACTTGGGTGAACCTGAAATTCATAAAAGTAATTAAGAACTGTTTTAATTTGACTGTTGCTCTTGGCTTACCTGCAAATAAAGCCACAGCTAAAGGAACAGCAACCGAtgcatatttgatattatCACTTTGCTTGCGACAGACAAGCCAGTCCGCTTCCTCGAAAATATGCTCCATATAACTGTTGCACGACTTCATAAACTGACGGATCACCGTGTTGGGATGCAGATTAGTTTCGGTTGAGTACGCCGACTTGAGACAATTACTTCCACCGTTGCGATCGATGGCACAAATGCTTGGATACAGGCCGCCTGTTAAAGCTGCTTTAGCCAAAGGCCAATTGTCAGACTTGCTATTCACATGCTGAATGCTCAAGGCACCTTGGCAGTGCACGAGGTTGGCTGCACGTAGTGCACTCAGTATTTTCGAACGTGTGAAGGTCAACTGTTCCATTAGACCATTAAgcataaattcatattcaGTAGAGAGACAAAGGGGGGTGAGATTGTTTTGGAAGCGATCTTGCCACTCTTGATAAAGATGCAGAAACACAAAGTGATCGGATAACTGATCTGCAGCCAAGCGATGACGCTCTTGCTTAACGCTATTCTGCATAAATATGGCGAACTTATCCCACAAAGCATCGATATCCTCATTGAACGGCAACGACAATGGGTCGTCGGAAATAAAAGAACTGACGATGGTCAAAACTGGATCCAGGCATTGCAGCAGGATGCCAAAAACCAAAGCACGTCCGAGTTGACATGGCACGGGAATGTCAACTAGTCGGCAGCCCAACCAGGTCACATCCTCAATGTCATCCAGGATATCAATCTTCTTCAGAAACTGCACAGCCTGATGCACATTTATCAGAGGAGGCGGTGAAATTGTGTATGCCAGATATTCACTAATGATGGAATGCGGCGACAGTAACTTGACAATCAAACAGATTTTGTCCAACGGCATGGTTTGCAGCGCCGGTTTGCCGATCTCCTCTAGCTGCTCGTAAGTCTCCTTTGTCATTAAGCGAAAGCactgcacagcagcagcagctttaaaaaaaataaaatgtaaataacaataaatataactttatCGTATTTTCACAAACCATCAGGGTGAAGCAGTAAAAATCGACGAAAGAGTCCGTCTTTTTGGAGCCAACCGATTTTATCCTCAGTTTCGCCGCTGGATCCTCTGCTCCACGATCTCTTCTCGCACACAGagtcaattaaatatttaaacgaCACAGGTACCACCAACGACTCTATGACGGTCGTGGCCAAAATAATCTTTAGAGTATCCGCTGGCGCTTTAAGCAATGCATCCAAATCCTCTCTTTTCATATTCTCGTGCAACAGATAAATGGGAGAGGCATGCAGATAGCCATTCAAAAAGTGACTCAAGAGCATATAGTTTAGTTTAACCAAGTGCAAGAATGATGGCAAAATGATCAAGATGTTGCCTGGAATAGAGGAATGATGGATAATAACTTCAAAGACCATACTGAGAAAACGCAAATaaggaaaattaaattatttattaaaaaagaacACTTTGAAAGCTCTAGACTAAAGAGGTATTCAGACGAGTGCAAGTCAAACTGTTTTTATCGCCTAATCGGGCCAGAGATTGTTTTGATAgcgaatacaaaaatatacaaagggGTGAACTGCTGCAGTGATTTATTCCTTTTTGAGTTTTTATACaatcttattaaaaaaaaaacatagaaatATAAAAGCCCTTTGTTTTTTCTCCCTGAGGGGAACCTGGCAGAGAGTACTCAAAACAGAATACagatatattcatatatgaaaaatacacacacatttatattataaatattattacagGGCTGCTGCCTTAACTAAAActattaaaactatttaacaGATAACTGTACGACGAGATGATGGTAGAGGCAGGCAATCAAATTGATGAGGATATTCTCCTGTAACACTAAAAATGGTCACACCTTGGCAAGTTCCTCCAGCTGGGTTAATTGTTTCAAAATCTccgatttttttttcactttatcCAATTGATCCTTGTCCAGCTTATTAGGGTTGCCCGCTTGCATTTTACTCTCAATTTGCTCAATTTCACGAATTTTCTTGCGCAATTTCTTCAGTTGCTTTGCAGTATCCACTTCATGGGAATCGGCGTTAAGCTTAAGTTCAGCATCCAGTGTTTTGGCCAATGCAGCTATCTCACGGTCATTCTTAGCTTTTGGCGCTGAAGCTGTAAATTGCGCcggttttattgttgttgctgttgctgaagcGGGTGTTGTAACTTGTGCCgcttttgtcgttgttgttgtactccTGTCCACACGCTgttgttttgccttttcctTCTTTTCGTGCGTCTTTTTAAGTTCGGCCGCCACAAGCGGACACATTCCTGGCGGCACTCCAGTTTGTCTCTGGGCCACAAACTGTTTGCCTTTGCTCTCGTATAGCGGCACCTCTTCTTGAGGCACATAGCCATCCTTGACGCGCCGTGCTTTTCGCCAAGTGCCATCGGGTCGCTTAGTTGCCGGTATAAATTTTCCCTTATCACTCTCCAAATATGTActcatttttcttattttttgtttttaatcaagCGCAATGCAAGTCGCGTTCTgatcaaaaaaaaagtatgggTTCTAATCAGCGTGACCACaagtgcaatttaaaatatactatttagcttttgcaaaatataccaattagtCGCTTGGTAACACTGCAATTGAGATGGGGGGAATTTGTTTCACGACGTTCAATTTTTTCGTGCACATTTGAAGGGTATTTGACTAGTTTTGACATACctatacatttttgaaattattaaaggGGATATACAAGTCAAACCGAAAGAATTAAGCAattcttgaaatttaaatttagatttgcagaaaataattaaattcctTAAGACAAATGTTCACAGTATCCTTTAAACAAAGAGAAATGttttagtaaatattaaagtttaagtTCACTTACCTTTGGGATAATCGGACTTTGCATATAAGAGATACATGATATCAATAATACAGTCGAAGTCCACAAATTCtgctttcaaattttttaatacaaagcCATGAAGACCATAATTTTTGAGCACTTCAACGCAGGCATCGTTTCCTCTGGCAGAAGCCGTTGATATGGCGTTATCCTGGTGATTGTCGACTATATATGGGTTGGCACCCATgaaaagcagcagccgcagaTGCTTGACATTGTTCAATTGAGCCGCAATAATTAGTGCTGATTTGCCAGTCATAGAATGTTGGTAGTTTACTGGGGACAATTCGTAGTTGACCGAGTAAAGAAATGGACCAATAGCCGTGTCCGTGCCAATTGCCTCGTATACTTCCAGGAATTTATcaagattttcattttgaacaTTTGTTGCTCGAAAGATTTGCGGTCTATCCTTGTAAATTTGCGGTCCTTTGTACAGTTCAGCTCCAGCAATCGAGCTATTTATGTCTTCCAAATAAAAGATTTTGGAGCCAGTCTGCTTAATTGGCGATTCTGCAGAAACCTCCGTGCCTTCGCCAAAGAAatcaagaaatatttttgaatcaCAACGTTGCGAGAGTAATATGATGCGTAGATTCTGATTGACAGCCAGTGCCTTTTTCAATTCGCTCAAAAGTATATCCGTATACGCGTCGTGCAGATGTACATCGCCGACCACAAAGTGGCTGATATTATTCAGATTCTTGTTCTTATTAAGTACAGAGCTGAGAAAGCATTTTGCAGTCGTAAACAAAATATGGGTCGATGAGCTGCTCACGCTAAGCTGCGAGACTTCTAGACCAATAGTCTCGCCTATGCTTTCATCcaaataattagaaaatcgCTCACTGTTATTCATGGCAACAATAGTTTCCTTTTCGATGCAGATCATTTTTAAGTTTGACTTCTTAAACTCGGAGTCGTCTAATATGATTATGGGTAAAAGTAACGATTTATCCGTTTGAAGATCgcctttaaaaataacaacgcGATGCATGTAAATGGCTGTTAATATGTTCATGTGGCACGAATAAGTAGAAACGTCTCCGAAAAATTTGCGGTATTTGTCCGATTTCTTTCGTGGTGCTGGTGGACTCAACACACCCATTGGAAGTTGAAGAGTCGACGCCGTTAGCAACGACTGTAAACCAACTATGTCCGCTGGAATCTGGCGCTCGTCCCTGGAATTGGTGCCTATGTAAACGGTGAGAGAGTCCATTTCCACCATTGTTGATGGGGAAATGGTCAGCTTTTTTGGTTCCTCCAAAAAATGGCGGCAAGACAGCTTGCAAACCTTCACGCATTTCTGCCCGCCGGATATAACGTACTGCGATCGCAGGCCTAACGATTGGGCCCATTGCATAATTACTGTGTTGTCCAATGTGCGAAATGAGCACGATAATTGTTGGCAACATCGGCGACCAGCAATAAAATACAGCAATTGCTGGGGAATATACTTTTCGTGAATCACTTTATCCATAACGCGCTTTCGAATGCTGACGCCATTTAATAAAACTGACTAATGCCGTTATATTCGAACCAGCATAAAGAATTTTCAGTATGCAATGACGGAATggaacattaaattaatatgcaagCTTGATTGCAAATCGATAACCATTCTTTATTAGAGACggttttatataaattcagtagtttatatattaagaataaatgCACCTAAGCACATTgtaaacatacataaatggTGTAATACACACTTCTTAtgaaaaaaaatctttaattacACGATGTATCGTAATTCATTTTCTGAAATTGGTTCTTTTTAACAgttaagaaaagaaaaatttactaatatgtatatctaaagaaataatttagtataaaatgAAGATTATAATAAGAAAAGATTTTTCAGCTCACTGTGTGTATCGATACCATCACGTAAGTTTTTATTCCAAATTTGGCccgataataataattataagactatttaaataagaaaaaattaataattcttatttattttgttctatCCAAATTTCCGGtaactgattttttttttttattgcacgTATTTCTCGgaatcattatttttttcaaaagaggtcattacatttatgtatatgcatgAACTCAAGTCCTATTACagtaaaaaatacttattaaagTCCCCAACCTCGCAATTTACGTATGCTATAATCCGAAACTCTCGTCTCCAACTTAAATGCCTGCTAGTCAATAGGCTATGACTGCGATTCCGGCTATAGTTTGCTACTTTTGTGGTAATATGAATTTAGTAGACATTGCtgcaattaataatgaaaCTCACCTCTTTCAATAGAAAACTTTTGTTCTTTATGCTCAACTTAACTGATTGTCTTCGAATAAACATCTATAATAAAGCAAAGACGAAGCcaggaataataataataaaactttttgcgattattttgacatatttgtatttattttatatacacataagAAGGTAGGAATAGctacaaatatttcagttgAATCAAAAAAGATTCATTAGTACCAAAATGgtaattattgttttcaattaaatcatttaaagaaaatttgatttgtcCACAGAATTTTGGGAGCCACTGCTTTGATTTGACCAAGAGTTTCCAGGTGGACAGCCATTCTGTAAAATAAAAGTGGGTGATaagtaaaatttgaatttgaatttgttgttcaGATCAAGATAGAACTAACCTGCTGATCATTTGAAGAGTTATCGCCTTTATTCATTCCACTGGAGTTTTGATTATTTGAACCTTTATTTCGTCCCGAGTTGTTCATGTTACAGTTGGAATGCCCGCTGTTTTGAGCCATCCACGATAAAAAATTGCCTCCCTGAGAAGTAACTGAAagagttttttgtttgaaacAATGATAGTGTATAGAAGGCTTGCCTGCTGGTCCTGGTTTTGATTTTGCAGCTGATTGCCCAAAAGGCTCCACTGAttcaacgcagcagcaaccaaagcAGGGTTCATCGGCAATGAGTTTAAATTAAGTCCGACGCCTAAAGGGTTGTTCATGTTTTGCCCTTGATTTGATGAGTTGGATCCTTGCGAATTTATGCCTAACGCCTGTAGGTTCGGCATGTCCAAATGTCCCCTGTTCATCCAACCGCCATTGCCTACGTTGCCATTGTGCGGCTGATTCATGCCGTGAAAATTGTTCTgcctattattattatagggTATAACACCGTCTTGGCGATGGTTCATGTTCCCGCCACTATTGTGATTGCTACTGTTCGCGTAACCCCCGCCGCCCATATTTGCGCCAAAATTATTGCCACCCATTCCGTAGCCACCACTGCCAATGTTGCTGTGACTATTGCCGATTGCAGTGTTATCACTTCCATGTGCATTGTGTTGTTGGTTATTACCTCTGTGGTGTCCGCTTCGCCCAGAGTTCATGTGATTCCCCTGATGGTACGAATGCATGCCGAAATTGTTGCCCGCATTGTAACTGTAATTTTGTCCTTGATGGCTTCGGTTCTGCTCGGCTTTGGGCGCAGCATTTGATACGTGAACCGATACGCCTGTTGTAAAAAGCAAACTTGTGATATAACATGAAtacacaaatttgtaattgatttaaataccTTTTATTATATGATCCTCTCCGCAGAGAGATTGAGCAACGTCTGGATCGAGAAATGTGACAAAGCTGAACGCTCGAAACGGGCGAGGAATAAACACATCTGTGACCTCgccaaattttgaaaagtaaTCCCTCAGATCATCCGAGTTTATATCCTCGGTGCAACGACCAACAAATACCTTGCACGGCACTTGATGACCCATGccctttaaaattaaaataatttttatttacaaatcgATTCACATTGCAAGTTATTTTTTGACAACACCTTTGAATTGGGAACTTTCACTTCACACCATCGACCATCGATGAGATGCCGATTGGAGAGTACTCTCATCTGTGCTTCATATGAGCCGAAACGTACGAATCCAAAGCCCTTCGACTGCCCGGACTTGACATCTTTTTTAATCTGCGCCATAAGCACTTCGCCATAAGTCTCAAAATACTCTCGTAAACTGTCTTCGGTTGTTTTCCATGCAAGGCCCAACACAATAAGATCGGTGCATCGTAATCGGGTTTCaatgcgttttgtttttgccgttGAATTTTCCAAGTTATCATCGCTTTTTCGTTTGTTCTCTACGGGAGGCAATATGGGTCGGTAAGCTGCACTATCGATGATCTCTGTCGCATCAGAGCTTCTGAAATTTGGTATACCTTTtggaaacacacaaaaatagaTATCTTCGCCCCAACCCGATTCAGCACTCGGTGGAAACAGGCGTCCCTCATTTGAGCGTACACCACGAACAGCTTGTGTATCTATATTCCTGTATTTCAGTCCACAAGAGCCAGGAAACTGTGCTTGAAGTGTAGACAATAGCAAAGTACCATCCTCTTCCGCTGGAAGTTCGATGGGCTCATCACCCTCCTCCTCTGATACTTGCACGAAGTCCATTTGGTTCTTTTATccaaattctataaattttagcatatatattacaattaaaatatgttcaGATTTAAAATCGATAGTGTTTATTTTGTCTAAAATCATTCAATCAATTAAGGAAACGCTCTGATATACTCAAAATACAGTCCCATTGTATAATAATCTCTTGTAACAATTAATGCACTCACTCATTGGGCAAGATGCGCACACAAAACATgttagataaaaaaaaaaacagaaatgtttaatttagtaattgaaatacttaaataaagcAAGAATGATATAAGAGtgctttattgaaataatttcccAATGATTTAGAAACTATA
This is a stretch of genomic DNA from Drosophila albomicans strain 15112-1751.03 chromosome 3, ASM965048v2, whole genome shotgun sequence. It encodes these proteins:
- the LOC117568314 gene encoding TAR DNA-binding protein 43 isoform X3, translated to MDFVQVSEEEGDEPIELPAEEDGTLLLSTLQAQFPGSCGLKYRNIDTQAVRGVRSNEGRLFPPSAESGWGEDIYFCVFPKGIPNFRSSDATEIIDSAAYRPILPPVENKRKSDDNLENSTAKTKRIETRLRCTDLIVLGLAWKTTEDSLREYFETYGEVLMAQIKKDVKSGQSKGFGFVRFGSYEAQMRVLSNRHLIDGRWCEVKVPNSKGMGHQVPCKVFVGRCTEDINSDDLRDYFSKFGEVTDVFIPRPFRAFSFVTFLDPDVAQSLCGEDHIIKGVSVHVSNAAPKAEQNRSHQGQNYSYNAGNNFGMHSYHQGNHMNSGRSGHHRVTSQGGNFLSWMAQNSGHSNCNMNNSGRNKGSNNQNSSGMNKGDNSSNDQQNGCPPGNSWSNQSSGSQNSVDKSNFL
- the LOC117568314 gene encoding TAR DNA-binding protein 43 isoform X1; the encoded protein is MDFVQVSEEEGDEPIELPAEEDGTLLLSTLQAQFPGSCGLKYRNIDTQAVRGVRSNEGRLFPPSAESGWGEDIYFCVFPKGIPNFRSSDATEIIDSAAYRPILPPVENKRKSDDNLENSTAKTKRIETRLRCTDLIVLGLAWKTTEDSLREYFETYGEVLMAQIKKDVKSGQSKGFGFVRFGSYEAQMRVLSNRHLIDGRWCEVKVPNSKGMGHQVPCKVFVGRCTEDINSDDLRDYFSKFGEVTDVFIPRPFRAFSFVTFLDPDVAQSLCGEDHIIKGVSVHVSNAAPKAEQNRSHQGQNYSYNAGNNFGMHSYHQGNHMNSGRSGHHRGNNQQHNAHGSDNTAIGNSHSNIGSGGYGMGGNNFGANMGGGGYANSSNHNSGGNMNHRQDGVIPYNNNRQNNFHGMNQPHNGNVGNGGWMNRGHLDMPNLQALGINSQGSNSSNQGQNMNNPLGVGLNLNSLPMNPALVAAALNQWSLLGNQLQNQNQDQQGGNFLSWMAQNSGHSNCNMNNSGRNKGSNNQNSSGMNKGDNSSNDQQNGCPPGNSWSNQSSGSQNSVDKSNFL
- the LOC117568314 gene encoding TAR DNA-binding protein 43 isoform X2 is translated as MDFVQVSEEEGDEPIELPAEEDGTLLLSTLQAQFPGSCGLKYRNIDTQAVRGVRSNEGRLFPPSAESGWGEDIYFCVFPKENKRKSDDNLENSTAKTKRIETRLRCTDLIVLGLAWKTTEDSLREYFETYGEVLMAQIKKDVKSGQSKGFGFVRFGSYEAQMRVLSNRHLIDGRWCEVKVPNSKGMGHQVPCKVFVGRCTEDINSDDLRDYFSKFGEVTDVFIPRPFRAFSFVTFLDPDVAQSLCGEDHIIKGVSVHVSNAAPKAEQNRSHQGQNYSYNAGNNFGMHSYHQGNHMNSGRSGHHRGNNQQHNAHGSDNTAIGNSHSNIGSGGYGMGGNNFGANMGGGGYANSSNHNSGGNMNHRQDGVIPYNNNRQNNFHGMNQPHNGNVGNGGWMNRGHLDMPNLQALGINSQGSNSSNQGQNMNNPLGVGLNLNSLPMNPALVAAALNQWSLLGNQLQNQNQDQQGGNFLSWMAQNSGHSNCNMNNSGRNKGSNNQNSSGMNKGDNSSNDQQNGCPPGNSWSNQSSGSQNSVDKSNFL